The genomic segment AATGCCCCGATATTTGGTCATCCCGGTTCCCGCCGGAATGAGTTTGCCGATAATGACGTTCTCCTTCAATCCGAGCAACTGGTCTACTTTGCCTTTAATCGCCGCATCGGTCAACACGCGGGTTGTTTCCTGGAATGACGCCGCGGACAGGAACGAATCGGTTTCGAGCGACGCCTTTGTTATCCCCAACAGGACAGGGCGGGCAACCGCCGGTTCCTTGTCAGACAAAAGCGCCTCTTTATTCGCTTCTTCGTATTCGTGAATATCAACAAACGATCCCGGCAAAAGCGCCGTATCACCGGCATCGACGACGCGAATTTTTCTGAGCATTTGCCGAATCATCACTTCAATGTGCTTATCGTTGATTTCTACACCCTGGTTGCGGTAAACGCGCTGCACTTCCTGCAGGATGTAATTTTGCACGCCGCGAATGCCTTTAATCCGCAGCATATCTTTCGGATCGATGGATCCGTCGGTCAATTCGTCGCCCGCTTCTACCTGCATGCCGACCGAAACACGCATGCGCGAGCCATAGCTGACCGCGTAAACCTTCGTTTCCGCTTCGCCTTCCACTTCGATTTCCCGGCGGTCTTTCGCTTCGCGGATATCTTTCACGATACCGTCGATTTCGGTAATGGTCGCCTGGCCTTTCGGGTTGCGCGCTTCAAAAAGCTCCTGAATACGCGGCAAACCTTGCGTAATATCGTCTCCGGCGACGCCGCCCGTATGGAATGTGCGCATAGTCAGCTGCGTGCCCGGCTCGCCGATCGACTGCGCCGCGATAATGCCGACCGCTTCACCGATTTCCACGAACTTGCCGGTCGCGAGATTGCGCCCGTAACATTTCTTGCAAACACCGTGCCGCGTGCGGCAGCTGAGCACGGAACGGATCTGAATTTTTTCGATTCCGGCGGCAATGATGGCGTTCGCTTTGGCCGAATCGATCATCTCATCGCGGTTGACGATAATCTCGCCGGTTTGCGGATGGCGAATCGTTTCAAAGGAATAGCGGCCTTCAATCCGGTCGTACAAGTCTTCAATGACTTCCTTGCCGTCATGGATTTTGCCGACGGTAAACCCTTTATCGGTGCCGCAGTCCTCTTCGCGCACGATCACATCTTGCGCCACATCGACCAGGCGTCTGGTCAGATAGCCCGAGTCCGCCGTCCTGAGCGCGGTATCAGCCAAACCTTTGCGCGCGCCGTGCGTGGAAATAAAGTACTCCAGGACGGTCAACCCTTCGCGGAAATTCGATTTGATCGGCAATTCGATAATGCGGCCCGCCGGGTTCGCCATCAATCCGCGCATTCCGCCAAGCTGGGTGATCTGCGATTTGTTACCGCGCGCTTTGGACTCGACCATCATATTGATGGAATTGTATTTGTCGAGCGATTTCATCAAGATGTCGGTAATGTCGCTTTTCATTTTATCCCAAATGCTGATCGTGCGGTCATAGCGTTCTTCGTTTGTGATCAAGCCGCGGCGGTATTGATTTTGCACGACTTTGACCTTCTCTTCCGACTCTTTAAGCAGTTGTTGTTTTTCCGGCGGAACCAAAACGTCGGAAACGGCGATGGTAATTCCCGCCTTGGTGGAATAGGTGAATCCGAGCTGCTTGATGTTATCCAAAATCACGGAAGTCTTTGTTGTATGGTAGCGGCGGAAGCATTCGGCGATAATCGCGCCGAGATATTCCTTGCCGATAGCGCCTTTATCGGCAGTGGCGAAAATCGCCTTTCTGATGTCCGCGCCCTTCTCGTAAATAAAGTAGCGATCCGGCGTCCCGTTCATCAAATTGACTTTGGTCGGCTCGTTGATATACGGGAAATCATCCGGGAATATTTCATTGAAAATGATTTTGCCGATCGTCGTAACCAGCATGG from the Bacilli bacterium genome contains:
- the rpoC gene encoding DNA-directed RNA polymerase subunit beta', translated to RLLDLGAPDIIVQNEKRMLQEAVDALIDNGRRGRPVTGPGNRPLKSLSHMLKGKQGRFRQNLLGKRVDYSGRSVIVVGPSLKMYQCGLPKEMALELFKPFVMKELVNKGLAHNIKSAKRKVEKISPEVWDVLEEVIKEHPVLLNRAPTLHRLGIQAFEPILVEGRAIKLHPLVCTAYNADFDGDQMAVHVPLSAEAQAEARLLMMASGNILNPKDGKPVVTPSQDMVLGTFYLTMDNPEAKGSGLILRSVNEAVSAYQSGNVSLHARVAIPAKMLNKKTFTPEQQNAMLVTTIGKIIFNEIFPDDFPYINEPTKVNLMNGTPDRYFIYEKGADIRKAIFATADKGAIGKEYLGAIIAECFRRYHTTKTSVILDNIKQLGFTYSTKAGITIAVSDVLVPPEKQQLLKESEEKVKVVQNQYRRGLITNEERYDRTISIWDKMKSDITDILMKSLDKYNSINMMVESKARGNKSQITQLGGMRGLMANPAGRIIELPIKSNFREGLTVLEYFISTHGARKGLADTALRTADSGYLTRRLVDVAQDVIVREEDCGTDKGFTVGKIHDGKEVIEDLYDRIEGRYSFETIRHPQTGEIIVNRDEMIDSAKANAIIAAGIEKIQIRSVLSCRTRHGVCKKCYGRNLATGKFVEIGEAVGIIAAQSIGEPGTQLTMRTFHTGGVAGDDITQGLPRIQELFEARNPKGQATITEIDGIVKDIREAKDRREIEVEGEAETKVYAVSYGSRMRVSVGMQVEAGDELTDGSIDPKDMLRIKGIRGVQNYILQEVQRVYRNQGVEINDKHIEVMIRQMLRKIRVVDAGDTALLPGSFVDIHEYEEANKEALLSDKEPAVARPVLLGITKASLETDSFLSAASFQETTRVLTDAAIKGKVDQLLGLKENVIIGKLIPAGTGMTKYRGIKVNAPNNGEEAPEDALHEEVVSVE